From the genome of Pseudomonas putida:
CGCGACGCCTTCACCATCGAGCGCCTGCGCGCGGCCGGCGCCGTGTGCCTGGGCAAGACCAACATGCCACCGATGGCCAATGGCGGCATGCAGCGCGGCGTCTACGGCCGTGCCGAGAGCCCGTACAACGCCAACTACCTGACCGCGCCGTTCGCCTCCGGCTCCTCCAACGGTGCCGGTACCGCCACAGCCGCAAGCTTCAGTGCCTTCGGCCTGGCCGAGGAAACCTGGTCCAGCGGCCGCGGCCCGGCCTCGAACAACGGCCTGTGCGCCTACACGCCTTCGCGCGGAGTCATCTCGGTGCGCGGCAACTGGCCGCTGACCCCGACCATGGACGTGGTGGTGCCCTACGCCCGCACCATGGCCGACCTGCTCGAGGTCCTCGACGTGGTGGTCGCCGACGATGCCGACAAGCGCGGCGACCTGTGGCGCCTGCAGCCATGGGTACCGATCCCGGCAGCGTCGTCGGTACGCCCGACCTCCTACCTGGACCTGGCGGTGGATGCCAGCAGCCTGAAGGGCAAGCGTTTCGGCGTACCGCGCATGTACATCAATGCCGACCCCGAAGCCGGCACGTCGGAAAAACCAGGCATCGGCGGCCCGACTGGCCAGCGCATCAATACCCGCGCCAGCGTCATTGACCTGTGGCAGGCGGCTCGCCAGGCCCTGGAAGCGGCCGGTGCCGAGGTGATCGAAGTGGACTTCCCGCTGGTATCCAACTGCGAGGGTGACCGCCCAGGTGCCCCGACCGTGTACAACCGCGGCATCGTCAGCAAAGCGTTTCTCCATGACGAACTGTGGGAGTTGTCGGGCTGGGGCTTCGACGATTTCCTGCGCGCCAACGACGACCCCAAGCTCAACCGCCTGGCCGACGTCGATGGACCCCAGATCTTCCCCACGATCCAGGCACTCTGCCCAACCGTGAGGACGACCTGGCTGCCGGCATGGACGAGTACGTCAACATGGCCAAGCGCGGCCTCAAGACCTGGGACCAGATCGAGACCCTACCCGACGGCCTGCGCGGCCTGGAAGCAACCCGCAAGCTGGACCTGGAAGACTGGATGGACGACCTTGGCCTGGACGCGGTGCTGTTCCCGACCGTGGCCGACGTGGGCCCTGCCGATGCCGACGTCAACCCGGCCTCGGCCGACATCGCCTGGAGCAACGGCGTCTGGGTGGCCAACGGCAACCTCGCCATCCGCCACCTGGGCGTGCCGACCGTGACCGTGCCGATGGGCGTGATGGCGGATATCGGCATGCCGGTGGGGCTTACCTTCGCTGGACGCGCGTACAGTGACAACGCCCTGCTGAGCTTCGCCTCGGCATTCGAATCGACCGGGTCGCGCCGGGTGATTCCTCCGCGCACGCCAGCCCTGGGCTGATCACGGCACGGGCCGCTCTGCGGCCCAATCGCCAAATTCAACTTAATGTGTAAAAATACACAAACAGTTGAATTTGGCGATGAGTCATGCCCCTCTCCACGACCGACGAGCGTCAGCTCACCCTCACGGTCCTCAAAGCCGCAATCCAGGCCTTGGGTAGCGTCGTGCCCGGCAACCTGGAAATTCTCCTGCACGACCTCGATCACCCCGAACACTCCGTGGTGGCGATCGTCAACGGCCATCTTTCCGGCCGCGTGGTCGGCAGCCCGATCCTCGCCGCGCCAGAACAGGACCAAGGCTTCAAGGCGCTGATGCAGGCCGGCGCCGAACAGCATGGCTGCGAGCCCGTGGTACTGCCTGACTACCCCACCCACCTCAAGGGTCGCAGCCTGCGCAGCGCCACGGCGATCTTCCGTGACAGCACTGGCCACCCCTTCGCCAGCTTGTGCGTCAATACCGACATCACCGGCCTCGACGCTGCCATGCGCTTTCTTCAGCAGCTCCAGCCCCTGGGCGCCGTCCCTGCCCAGAGCAACCCGGGCGAGCCTGCCGACATGTCCGTGCTGATGGGCGAGATCATCCAGGGCTCGCTGCAGCGCTCCGGCCAGGGCCGAATGAACAAACAGGCCAAGGTCGAGGCCGTGCGCGTGATGCAGGAGCGCGGGCTGTTCATCGTCAAGGGCGGCGTGGAAAAGGCCGCCGAGGCCCTGGGCGTGACCCGCTACACCGTTTACAACTACCTCGAGCAACTGCGCGGAGCCAAGCCATGACGCTACATATCAATACCCCCCTGATCGAATCGCGCCCGCTCTCGCTGGCCTCTGGCCGCGCGTCGTGGCTCAAGCTCGACGCCCTGCAACCTTGTGGCTCGTTCAAGCTGCGTGGGGTCGGCCATGCCTGCGAAGTTCACCACGCCCGAGGCGCACGCCATTTCGTCTCGTCGTCCGGGGGCAATGCCGGGCTCGCGGTCGCGTACGCTGGGCGCAAGCTGGGCGTACCGGTGACCGTCGTGGTGCCCGAGACCACGACCGAGAGGGCGAAGGAACTACTGGGCCTGGAAGACGCCAAGGTGGTGGTTCACGGCAGCTCCTGGCAAGAGGCTAACGCCTTCGCGCAGACCCTGCTCGGCCCGGACGACGCCTTCATTCATCCGTTCGACGACCCGCTGCTGTGGGCCGGGCATGCCAGCCTGGTCGATGAAGTGGCGGCAAGCGGGTTCAAGCCGGACGCAGTGGTGCTGTCCGTGGGCGGCGGCGGTCTGCTCAGCGGCGTGGTCGAGGGGCTGGCACGCAATGGCTGGCACGATGTACCGGTCCTGGCGGTAGAGACCGAGGGCGCGGCATCCCTGCATGCGGCGATGCAAGCGGGGCGTACGGTGGAACTGGAACGAATCGACTCGGTCGCCACCTCGCTGGGGGCCAAGCGCGTTGCCGAGCAAGCGTTGGCGTGCGCGCGCCAGCATCCGGTGCACAGCCACCTGGTCAGCGACCGAGCAGCGCTGGAGGCGTGCGAGCGGTTCTTGCTCGATCATCGTGTGCTGGTGGAACCCGCCTGTGGGGCGGCGTTGGCCCTGGCGTACACACCCGGCGCGCTGGGCAGTTACCAGAATGTGCTGGTGGTGGTCTGTGGAGGGGCTACGGCGACCTTGGAGCAGATTCGGGAGTGGTTGGAGGGGTGCGCTTGAGATATGTGGTGTCGCATAGATCGAGCGCCGCCCGCGCGGCGCTTCGCGAAGTGTGCCCTGTAGAGTTGTGGTGTCGCATAGATCGAGCGCCGCCCGCGCGGCGCTTCGCGGGGCAAGCCCGCTCCCACAGTCTGTCTGTCAGGCCATGGTTGTCCACCTATGGCGGCACCACGCAATAGCGTAGTGCGACCAGGCGGCAACACAAATATTGCGCCGGGCCCAACCAGGCTGACAACCATGACCTACCAGACATAATTGGCCCGAAACAGATGTGGGAGCGGGCTTGCCCCGCGAAGCGCCGCGCGGGCGGCGCTCGATCTGCGCGCCACCGCAAATCCTAAGCCCAAGCCCAATCAATCCTTATCCAGCGCCTCTTCCTTGTGCATCGCCAGATGCCCGGTCTTGTCGCTCTTCACTTCATACTGCGGTGCATCGCTGGAACAATGCCGATGCCTGCCGAGAAATTCCACATCCTGTGTATGCACCTTGACCACCGTGCCATGGATGACCCCAGCCTCGGAATTCCAACGCACGTGATCGCCTGTCTTGTAGCGGTTACTCATCGGATATCTCCTTGTTTTCCCTGCAGTCGCTCAGGATGGTCACAGAGTTCTGTTCTACTGAACCTGCCATGCACGGAAAAATTCCGGCGAATCGCCAGCATCGCTGACGAAATACGTGTTCCGCCCTTTCGATATGCGACAAGGGAAGGCACAATGCGTGTCCTTTTTTTGGCCGGCCTGGCCGGGGGCCTTTAAATGATCAAGACGCCGTACTACCTCATCGACAAAACCAAGCTGCTGGGCAACATGGAGAAGATCGCCTACGTGCGCGAACACTCCGGCGCCAAGGCCCTGCTCGCCCTCAAGTGCTTCGCTAC
Proteins encoded in this window:
- a CDS encoding helix-turn-helix transcriptional regulator; amino-acid sequence: MPLSTTDERQLTLTVLKAAIQALGSVVPGNLEILLHDLDHPEHSVVAIVNGHLSGRVVGSPILAAPEQDQGFKALMQAGAEQHGCEPVVLPDYPTHLKGRSLRSATAIFRDSTGHPFASLCVNTDITGLDAAMRFLQQLQPLGAVPAQSNPGEPADMSVLMGEIIQGSLQRSGQGRMNKQAKVEAVRVMQERGLFIVKGGVEKAAEALGVTRYTVYNYLEQLRGAKP
- a CDS encoding pyridoxal-phosphate dependent enzyme, whose product is MTLHINTPLIESRPLSLASGRASWLKLDALQPCGSFKLRGVGHACEVHHARGARHFVSSSGGNAGLAVAYAGRKLGVPVTVVVPETTTERAKELLGLEDAKVVVHGSSWQEANAFAQTLLGPDDAFIHPFDDPLLWAGHASLVDEVAASGFKPDAVVLSVGGGGLLSGVVEGLARNGWHDVPVLAVETEGAASLHAAMQAGRTVELERIDSVATSLGAKRVAEQALACARQHPVHSHLVSDRAALEACERFLLDHRVLVEPACGAALALAYTPGALGSYQNVLVVVCGGATATLEQIREWLEGCA
- a CDS encoding DUF2945 domain-containing protein; the encoded protein is MSNRYKTGDHVRWNSEAGVIHGTVVKVHTQDVEFLGRHRHCSSDAPQYEVKSDKTGHLAMHKEEALDKD